In Solea senegalensis isolate Sse05_10M linkage group LG6, IFAPA_SoseM_1, whole genome shotgun sequence, one genomic interval encodes:
- the LOC122770964 gene encoding uncharacterized protein LOC122770964: MAKSLDDLKVERTTAKRLFSRLANSITRTHTEMSMEELKENFKKLTLESSRVMEANEEMEAAYIAESDVTTAQELSDPLKADLKQTEQLCEQKTKEVKLLIQKTLWDVYGEKELSLALHVAEVECKNVSSTQLDVTLEAYEFMLTHFEKLVQKAKEAHQNWNRWAPSAEQRDFNARLRELEVHLPQLVSRKAAFIKAAKIKVDTEEEPPGRRAVAAIKLKATALPKFAGNQRSYYRWRQEWEALQKQGEPTGSKEVKKFQLLDSLDEKMTKDLCLSTYNSSDDIFQILENRFGNQANIALEIVEELQATPSVRSGQPRKVIELIQTVEKALYDLSELDNADAIKNPMVTKSIEGKLPETLKKDWLTYAADEGNGVNRHNRFDKLITYLKSQKSIYEQLDQLKDVVEPAKEKTKFLKHARTKATKSSYETVGCIICGDPKHRKKLYFCRKFRTNLKPSEKRDAAQQLGACKRCLEVHNDDYCKKTTYLCGNSECKDQHHYLLCPVARSQLQRTPKSSPVRAEGKRYTETQEKFLSKLTPELAQQCQDAFCNIASRAYNSTAAERGLLEENFLSEYPVILMLLNVTANDGQKIGTLIDLASDTNYITHKAASKLNLRNEDVTLVVYGVGGMKVSVATKRYLLRIRVSTPRGTLKSHQLICYGLDTIAEVHRHVPAAKLQKIFPDVALQDLARPREIQLLISHKEGQLVPQKVCSVGDLVLWDGPLGKTVGGTHPDLFEKVTLMAHTSKTHFARSMRTAAVKYTEFTFKDPVSCQSPKHLTQSNTATSSRDFLKWWKWESIGAACEPRCGGCRCGNCQPGGKEMTLAEEREMEMVRDGLTYVNGDHHSSEPHWHTKYPWTEDPASIPNNKRAVEATFYRMEKQLAKEPEWKMAYASQVHEMLNRKAAVKLSQEVLQSWTGPVWYISHLVAPNPHSVSTPVRLVWNSSQRYRGLSLNDMLIKGPDVLNPIRGVLLRFRTGIFAALGDIRKMYNSVWLEEREVHLHRFLWRDTEDAEIEDFAITRVNIGDKPAGCIAQVAMRETANLPSFSHFKEEKRVLEEDAYVDDLLTSHNDLNHLKRLTSNIEQILKAGGFFMKPWVYSDQSGRKGRRGEKMESKTMILPNQLTEEDNKALGLGYTIEDDKLHVMVAVNFSKRRRKMRLGQDLLREEVGEQTPDPLTRRELLSQVSGLYDPLGLVAPVKQKGAILIRRAFQEAKVLYNIEDTWDAALSKELREDAIKLLQEYADLSLLRFTRALTPPDPGGRPCAITFSDGSEHAYGAVLYLRWSRNHDVVVRLVESKAKLTPLDHKGDAVKAEMCGAVFAARLKNYFQKHCRIDVERWYHLVDSQTILGAIQRESYGYQTFFANRVGEIQSSTDVRDWWWIPGPVNIADIITRGASPDDLTEESDWQSGPKFLQLPESEWPKKSAKDVAAQARDNITKIQKKTFVAALTRSQLKAQDQITIQETESKSRRPTAVAAVQKLLDEKRFSSLRQLVGAIAWTWRAVERFLCAKVGDQEKWEAEHSSGVITAKEREDVFRTLCLAAQEGVHFPNTTTDRLVVYKDQASGLLMCGGRIQTFKEDDRAVPLLPFQAWISTLLAREAHSEGHEGVAGTLLRMRNKAWVIRGRIIAQKVVDKCIVCKKAKARTCQQIMGDLPEERTNPAAPFQFTSVDLFRPYLVKDDVKRRVSMKVWGVLFCCMSSRAIHVELANTLSTESFLLAYQRFTSVRGHPQKIWSDPGTNFIGAKPVLEEMYTYLRQQNNDSLEGYAGKNGTDWTWRILPADSPHRNGAAEAAVKITKRALQSLGKGEGLTFSEFLTVLKLAANLANERPIDARVQSREDRVRYITPNTLLLGRATQSGDFKAFDYTTYPFKRLQEMQMQVSHFWKSWSQLAGPNLFIRNKWHTGKRNVAIGDIVWLCDQNALRGQFKLARVISVNADPKGIVRDVHVKVSPSGCVQVKTPKPVSGSKEKDCQGTILHRDVRRLIVLIPTEDQVN; encoded by the coding sequence atggcAAAGTCACTAGATGATCTGAAAGTGGAAAGGACCACAGCTAAGAGACTTTTCTCCCGTCTTGCTAACAGCATTACGAGGACCCACACAGAGATGTCCATGGAGGAGTTAAAAGAAAACTTCAAGAAGCTCACATTGGAGAGCTCCAGAGTCATGGAGGCGAATGAAGAAATGGAGGCGGCCTACATAGCAGAGTCCGATGTAACTACTGCACAGGAGCTGAGCGACCCATTGAAAGCCGACCTGAAACAAACGGAGCAGCTTTGTGAGCAGAAGACGAAGGAAGTTAAACTCCTCATTCAAAAGACACTCTGGGATGTTTATGGAGAAAAAGAACTGTCCTTAGCTCTACATGTTGCTGAAGTTGAGTGCAAGAATGTCTCCTCCACCCAGCTAGATGTGACTTTGGAAGCATATGAGTTCATGCTGACTCACTTTGAAAAGTTGGTGCAGAAGGCAAAAGAAGCGCACCAAAACTGGAACCGCTGGGCTCCGTCTGCAGAGCAAAGAGACTTCAATGCCCGTCTAAGAGAGCTTGAGGTGCACCTTCCCCAGCTGGTGTCACGGAAGGCTGCCTTCATCAAAGCAGCAAAGATAAAAGTGGACACTGAAGAGGAGCCCCCAGGCCGCCGTGCAGTTGCAGCAATAAAGCTAAAAGCCACAGCCCTGCCAAAGTTTGCTGGCAACCAGCGAAGCTACTACAGATGGAGGCAAGAATGGGAGGCTCTACAGAAGCAAGGTGAACCGACTGGCTCCAAAGAAGTGAAGAAATTTCAACTGCTTGATAGCCTCGATGAGAAGATGACCAAAGATCTATGCCTGTCAACATACAACTCATCAGACGATATCTTCCAAATCCTGGAGAACCGGTTTGGGAATCAAGCCAACATCGCTCTCGAGATTGTTGAAGAGCTTCAAGCAACCCCGTCAGTCAGGAGTGGTCAGCCAAGGAAGGTCATAGAGCTCATCCAAACAGTGGAAAAAGCCCTTTATGATCTAAGTGAACTGGACAATGCAGATGCCATAAAGAACCCGATGGTGACCAAATCCATTGAGGGCAAGCTCCCagagactttaaaaaaagactggCTCACCTATGCTGCTGATGAAGGAAATGGTGTTAACCGCCACAACCGCTTTGACAAGCTTATCACGTATCTGAAATCACAGAAGTCCATATATGAACaattagatcagttaaaagatGTCGTCGAACCCGCCAAGGAGAAGACCAAGTTCCTAAAGCACGCCAGAACAAAAGCTACCAAGTCCAGCTATGAAACAGTAGGCTGCATCATTTGTGGTGACCCAAAGCACAGAAAGAAGTTATACTTCTGCAGAAAGTTTAGGACCAACCTCAAGCCATCGGAGAAGAGGGACGCAGCACAACAACTTGGTGCTTGCAAGCGATGCCTTGAAGTCCACAACGACGACTACTGCAAGAAAACAACTTACCTGTGTGGGAATTCTGAGTGCAAAGACCAACACCATTACCTTCTCTGTCCAGTTGCCAGATCCCAGCTCCAACGAACACCCAAATCAAGTCCAGTGAGAGCCGAGGGCAAAAGATACACAGAGACTCAAGAAAAGTTCCTCTCCAAACTTACACCAGAGCTGGCGCAGCAGTGTCAAGACGCCTTCTGCAATATAGCGTCCAGGGCATACAactccactgcagcagagcGAGGCCTTCTGGAGGAGAACTTCTTAAGCGAGTACCCAGTAATCCTAATGCTCCTCAACGTCACTGCCAACGATGGACAAAAGATCGGGACCCTCATTGACCTGGCATCAGACACAAACTATATAACACACAAAGCTGCGAGCAAGCTGAACCTGAGAAATGAAGACGTGACGCTGGTGGTTTACGGTGTTGGAGGGATGAAGGTGTCGGTCGCAACAAAGCGCTACCTCCTCAGGATACGTGTCAGCACACCAAGAGGGACCCTCAAGTCACATCAACTAATCTGCTATGGACTTGATACAATTGCTGAAGTTCACAGACATGTTCCAGCTGCCAAGTTGCAGAAAATCTTCCCAGATGTTGCTCTCCAAGACCTTGCAAGACCGAGGGAAATACAACTTCTGATCAGCCACAAAGAAGGGCAGCTGGTACCCCAGAAAGTTTGTTCCGTCGGTGACCTGGTGCTCTGGGACGGCCCGCTTGGCAAGACCGTTGGAGGCACGCACCCGGACCTCTTTGAAAAAGTCACCCTAATGGCCCATACGTCAAAGACGCACTTTGCAAGATCCATGAGAACTGCAGCAGTCAAATATACTGAATTCACCTTTAAGGATCCAGTCTCCTGTCAGTCTCCCAAACATCTGACCCAGTCCAATACAGCCACTAGCAGCAGAGACTTCCTGAAGTGGTGGAAATGGGAAAGCATTGGAGCCGCTTGTGAGCCGAGATGCGGAGGATGTCGTTGCGGAAATTGCCAACCCGGAGGGAAAGAAATGACGCTGGCggaagaaagagagatggagatggtGAGAGATGGCTTGACATACGTGAACGGAGACCATCACAGCTCTGAACCACACTGGCACACTAAGTATCCATGGACTGAAGATCCAGCATCTATACCGAACAATAAGAGAGCGGTCGAAGCCACATTCTACAGAATGGAGAAGCAGCTGGCGAAGGAACCAGAATGGAAGATGGCCTACGCTTCACAAGTCCATGAAATGCTGAATCGCAAAGCAGCAGTGAAACTGTCCCAAGAAGTTCTGCAAAGTTGGACTGGGCCAGTGTGGTACATAAGTCACCTGGTCGCACCAAATCCACATTCAGTCTCCACCCCAGTGAGGCTAGTATGGAACAGCAGCCAGAGGTACAGAGGCCTGAGCTTGAACGATATGCTGATCAAAGGTCCTGACGTCCTGAATCCGATCAGAGGTGTCCTGCTGAGGTTCCGAACTGGTATCTTTGCTGCCCTTGGTGACATCCGCAAGATGTACAACTCTGTCTGGCTGGAGGAAAGAGAGGTCCACCTGCACCGGTTTCTGTGGCGTGacactgaagatgctgagatcgAAGATTTTGCCATAACAAGAGTCAACATTGGAGACAAGCCTGCTGGTTGTATAGCCCAAGTCGCCATGCGAGAGACCGCCAACTTGCCTTCGTTCAGCCATTTCAAAGAGGAGAAACGTGTGCTGGAGGAAGACGCCTATGTCGATGATCTTCTGACTTCTCACAATGACCTCAACCACCTGAAGCGTCTCACGTCCAACATTGAGCAGATCCTTAAAGCAGGGGGATTTTTCATGAAGCCCTGGGTCTACTCGGATCAAAGTGGGAGGAAAGGGAGAAGAGGTGAGAAAATGGAGTCAAAGACCATGATTCTGCCGAACCAGCTCACCGAAGAGGACAACAAAGCCCTAGGCCTCGGTTATACCATTGAAGACGACAAGCTACATGTCATGGTTGCAGTGAACTTCtccaagaggaggagaaaaatgcGCCTGGGCCAGGACTTACTGAGAGAAGAAGTGGGAGAACAAACCCCAGACCCACTCACTAGAAGAGAACTGTTAAGCCAAGTCTCTGGTCTTTATGATCCACTCGGCCTTGTGGCTCCAGTGAAACAGAAGGGAGCCATCCTGATCCGAAGAGCTTTTCAAGAAGcaaaagtgctgtacaacatAGAAGACACCTGGGATGCTGCCTTGTCCAAAGAACTCAGAGAAGATGCCATAAAGCTCCTCCAAGAGTATGCTGATCTGAGCCTACTCCGATTCACCAGAGCTCTCACGCCACCAGATCCAGGAGGAAGACCATGTGCCATCACATTCTCTGACGGCAGTGAGCATGCTTATGGCGCCGTGCTGTACCTAAGATGGAGTCGCAACCATGATGTCGTCGTGAGGCTAGTTGAGTCAAAAGCCAAGCTGACTCCTCTTGACCACAAGGGTGACGCTGTGAAGGCAGAGATGTGTGGAGCTGTCTTTGCAGCTCGGCTGAAGAACTACTTCCAGAAACACTGCCGAATCGATGTGGAGAGGTGGTACCATCTTGTCGACAGCCAAACCATCTTGGGCGCAATACAGCGAGAAAGTTATGGCTACCAGACCTTCTTCGCAAACCGAGTTGGCGAAATCCAGAGCAGCACTGACGTTCGAGATTGGTGGTGGATCCCAGGGCCGGTGAACATTGCAGACATCATCACCAGAGGGGCCAGTCCTGATGACCTAACTGAGGAATCCGACTGGCAGTCGGGTCCGAAGTTCCTTCAGCTTCCTGAGAGTGAGTGGCcgaaaaaatcagcaaaagatGTTGCCGCACAAGCAAGAGACAATATCACAAAAATACAGAAGAAAACTTTTGTCGCAGCACTCACCCGAAGTCAACTGAAAGCACAAGATCAAATCACAATCCAGGAGACAGAGTCCAAGTCCAGAAGACCAACGGCAGTAGCAGCAGTCCAAAAGCTATTGGATGAAAAGCGCTTCAGCAGTCTAAGGCAGCTGGTCGGGGCAATAGCGTGGACTTGGAGAGCAGTGGAGAGGTTCCTGTGTGCAAAGGTTGGAGATCAAGAAAAGTGGGAGGCAGAACATTCATCTGGCGTCATCACGGCCAAGGAAAGAGAAGATGTCTTCCGGACTCTATGCCTTGCAGCACAAGAGGGCGTACACTTTCCAAACACAACAACTGACAGACTGGTCGTTTACAAGGACCAAGCAAGCGGACTCCTGATGTGTGGTGGCAGGATCCAGACATTCAAAGAGGACGATAGAGCTGTTCCCCTGTTACCTTTCCAGGCCTGGATCTCCACTCTCCTAGCCCGAGAAGCACACAGTGAGGGGCATGAAGGAGTGGCAGGAACTTTGCTGCGGATGCGAAACAAAGCATGGGTCATCAGAGGAAGAATTATTGCCCAAAAAGTCGTTGACAAGTGTATCGTTTGCAAGAAAGCTAAAGCAAGAACCTGTCAGCAAATAATGGGAGACTTACCTGAAGAGAGGACGAATCCGGCTGCACCATTTCAATTCACATCTGTCGACCTGTTCAGACCATACCTAGTAAAAGATGATGTCAAGAGGAGAGTGAGCATGAAAGTATGGGGCGTACTCTTCTGCTGTATGTCGAGTCGAGCTATCCATGTCGAACTGGCAAACACGCTATCAACAGAGAGCTTTCTTCTTGCTTACCAGAGGTTCACTTCTGTCCGAGGGCATCCTCAAAAGATCTGGTCCGATCCAGGCACGAACTTTATTGGAGCAAAACCTGTCCTGGAAGAGATGTATACTTacctgagacaacaaaacaacgaCTCACTTGAAGGATATGCTGGCAAGAATGGTACCGACTGGACGTGGAGAATCCTTCCAGCCGATTCACCTCACCGAAATGgcgctgctgaagctgctgtaaAGATCACTAAACGAGCTCTCCAAAGTCTTGGTAAAGGAGAAGGCCTTACCTTCAGTGAATTCCTGACAGTGCTCAAGCTAGCTGCCAACCTTGCCAACGAAAGGCCCATCGATGCCAGAGTCCAGAGCCGTGAAGACCGTGTACGATACATCACTCCGAACACCCTGTTGCTTGGTCGAGCCACACAGAGTGGAGATTTCAAGGCATTTGACTACACCACTTACCCCTTCAAAAGGCTACAAGAAATGCAAATGCAAGTGAGCCACTTTTGGAAGTCCTGGAGCCAACTTGCAGGTCCCAACCTGTTCATCCGCAACAAGTGGCATACTGGAAAAAGGAACGTTGCCATTGGAGACATCGTCTGGCTCTGCgaccagaatgcactgagaggGCAATTCAAGCTAGCAAGAGTCATCAGTGTGAATGCAGATCCCAAAGGCATCGTCCGGGATGTCCACGTGAAGGTCTCTCCGAGTGGGTGTGTCCAGGTAAAGACTCCGAAACCTGTGTCCGGATCGAAGGAAAAGGATTGCCAGGGTACCATACTGCATCGGGACGTGCGGCGTCTCATCGTCCTCATCCCAACAGAGGATCAAGTCAACTAG
- the ptpn9b gene encoding tyrosine-protein phosphatase non-receptor type 9, with translation MAEALTTQEQLAVEEFLSEVRSREQPHSAGLVSQPTAVKFLMARKFDVSRAIDLFQAYKNTRIKEGIININPDEEPLRSELLSGKFTVLPGRDAKGAALALFTARLHRSDVTTHKAVLQAIIYQLDKAIESLQTQRDGLIFIYDMTNSSYGNFDYELCVKILNLLKGAFPARLKCVFIVSSPLWFRAPFAVLRLFVREKLRERVCTVKAHELANHIPVSSLPEHLGGTSQYSHVAWIQSCVNVQTNTVQGDTQEHDTHDCVGSLLRSYSLECSNTSAGATLSHAHINTQLGSELAVANSNCYDDNNANPRNHCTVVDGRTRGLGQYQQSPHSAANRQGNHQHWNGAAVSEANMAVSGSSVNANMNGRGRQAPPQSDTPPDTPLSQKGDGDVADCKATDSAWRSQSESVKEEDEEEVEDEEEEGVPPLPQKSLPRPPHQPSSQSPPLSSSCGHDDEDRYMEVSVHMPEQGGMTVHDLVEYVKRKKKKGIYQEYEEIRKEPPTGTFDYSKKLSNQIKNRYSDVLCLDQSRVRLCQLSDDEDETSDYINASFMDGYKRGNAYIATQGPLPKTFGDFWRMVWEQMVLIIVMTTRVVERGRVKCGQYWPLEEGRTEQYGYFLVRNTNIQVFQDFKLSLLELYNTQSGERREVCHYLYVSWPDFGVPKSASAMLDFREHVLKRRDAAVQSLGSSWIGPLGGPPVVVHCSAGIGRTGTFCTLDICLSRLEDIGTVDVHQTVRRMRTQRAFSIQTWDQYYFCYTAVIEYAQRHGKLSPVQWSDSDLETDSE, from the exons ATGGCGGAAGCCCTGACAACTCAGGAGCAGCTG GCTGTGGAGGAGTTCCTGAGTGAAGTGCGTAGCAGGGAGCAGCCTCACAGTGCCGGGCTTGTCTCCCAACCCACAGCTGTGAAGTTTCTTATGGCCCGCAAATTTGACGTCTCAAGAGCTATCGACCTATTCCAAGCATATAAG aacacaagaatcaaagagGGCATCATCAATATCAATCCCGACGAGGAGCCTCTACGCTCTGAGCTTCTGAGTGGCAAATTTACAGTCCTG CCTGGCCGTGATGCTAAGGGTGCTGCTCTAGCGCTCTTCACAGCTCGTCTCCATCGGTCTGATGTCACCACCCACAAAGCTGTGCTTCAGGCCATCATCTATCAGTTGGATAAAGCCATAGAGAG TTTACAAACTCAAAGAGATGGACTCATATTTATCTACGACATGACCAACTCCAGCTATGGCAATTTTGACTATGAGCTCTGTGTCAAGATCCTCAATTTGCTTAAG GGTGCATTTCCAGCTCGTCTAAAATGTGTCTTCATTGTTTCATCGCCTCTTTGGTTTCGAGCACCTTTTGCAGTCCTACGTCTGTTTGTCCGAGAGAAATTGAGAGAAAGG GTGTGCACGGTGAAAGCTCATGAGTTGGCCAATCACATCCCAGTCTCCTCCCTTCCTGAACACCTGGGGGGGACATCCCAGTACAGTCACGTGGCTTGGATCCAGTCCTGTGTTAatgttcaaacaaacactgttcagGGTGACACACAAGAACACGACACACATGATTGTGTGGGAAGCCTGCTGCGCTCTTACAGTTTGGAGTGCAGCAACACAAGCGCAGGTGCTACACTGTCCCACGCCCATATAAATACACAGTTAGGTTCTGAGTTAGCTGTGGCTAACTCTAACTgctatgatgataataatgctAACCCACGCAACCACTGCACAGTGGTGGATGGCAGGACTCGAGGCCTAGGCCAGTACCAGCAGAGCCCACATTCTGCTGCCAACAGACAGGGGAACCACCAACACTGGAACGGCGCAGCTGTGAGCGAAGCCAACATGGCTGTTAGTGGCTCCAGTGTCAATGCTAATATGAATGGTCGTGGCCGACAAGCTCCTCCCCAGTCAGACACACCACCTGACACACCGCTTTCCCAGAAAGGTGATGGTGATGTGGCAGACTGCAAAGCAACAGACTCTGCCTGGAGATCTCAGAGTGAGAGTGTcaaggaggaagatgaagaggaggttgaggatgaggaagaggaaggggtGCCTCCATTGCCCCAGAAATCTCTGCCTCGTCCACCCCACCAACCGTCCTCTCAATCCCCGCCCCTGTCATCATCATGTGGTCATGATGATGAAGACCGTTACATGGAGGTGTCTGTTCACATGCCGGAGCAGGGAGGAATGACGGTGCATGACCTGGTGGAAtatgtgaagaggaagaagaaaaaagggatTTATCAGGAGTACGAGGAGATCCGCAAGGAACCACCAACAGGCACCTTTGATTACTCCAA GAAGTTATCCAATCAGATAAAGAACAGGTACAGTGATGTTCTCTGCCTGGACCAGTCACGGGTGCGACTGTGCCAGCTCTCTGATGACGAGGACGAG ACATCAGATTACATTAATGCCAGTTTCATGGATGGGTACAAGAGAGGCAACGCCTACATTGCAACTCAGG GTCCTTTACCAAAAACCTTTGGTGATTTCTGGCGCATGGTTTGGGAACAGATGGTACTTATCATTGTCATGACCACCAG GGTGGTGGAGCGTGGACGTGTCAAGTGTGGTCAGTACTGGCCTCTTGAGGAGGGCAGGACCGAGCAATATGGATATTTCTTGGTTAGGAACACTAACATCCAGGTGTTCCAGGACTTTAAACTCTCCCTTCTTGAACTTTACAACACCCAG TCTGGAGAGAGACGGGAGGTGTGCCACTACCTCTATGTCAGCTGGCCCGACTTTGGGGTGCCTAAGAGCGCTTCTGCTATGCTTGACTTCCGTGAGCACGTACTTAAACGGAGGGATGCTGCAGTCCAAAGCCTGGGATCCAGTTGGATTGGACCTCTTGGAGGCCCTCCTGTGgttgtgcactgcagtgcaggcATTGGTCGCACAG GTACATTCTGTACCCTGGACATCTGCCTGTCCCGGCTGGAGGACATTGGCACAGTAGATGTCCATCAGACAGTGCGACGAATGCGTACACAGAGGGCTTTCAGCATCCAGACCTGGGACCAGTACTATTTCTGCTACACGGCAGTCATTGAGTACGCCCAGCGCCATGGAAAACTGAGCCCAGTGCAGTGGTCTGACTCTGACTTAGAGACTGACAGTGAATGA